One window from the genome of Marinobacter bohaiensis encodes:
- a CDS encoding poly(ethylene terephthalate) hydrolase family protein, with protein sequence MQSYALQSMRIAAIGAVSSLILCGNALAMTPGGDSLAPYEETGPFNTTTQAGGLSCTIYRPASLQDDHPVILWGNGTGGTPSTYGDGLEHWASWGFVVAAANTSNAGSGEEMLDCLDYLENASYSDQLDFSNVGASGHSQGGGGTIMAARDARITATAPVQPYILGLGHETSSQYQQTAPMLLLSGSDDTLAGPTLNQQPVYLRVDVPVFWATLDGAGHFEPVGDFGDFRGLTTAWWLYQLTGDADAADLFTGPCVVCDLSDWDVESKGL encoded by the coding sequence ATGCAATCGTACGCTCTTCAATCGATGCGGATCGCGGCCATCGGCGCCGTTAGCAGTCTGATCCTGTGTGGTAACGCCCTGGCCATGACCCCGGGCGGGGACTCGCTCGCGCCCTACGAGGAAACCGGCCCGTTCAACACCACAACCCAGGCCGGCGGCCTGTCCTGCACCATCTACCGACCGGCCAGCCTGCAGGACGACCATCCGGTGATTCTCTGGGGCAACGGCACCGGCGGCACCCCATCCACCTACGGCGACGGCCTGGAGCACTGGGCTTCCTGGGGCTTTGTAGTGGCCGCCGCCAACACCAGCAACGCCGGCTCCGGCGAGGAGATGCTGGACTGCCTGGACTACCTGGAAAACGCCAGCTATTCCGACCAGCTCGACTTCTCCAACGTCGGCGCCTCCGGCCACTCCCAGGGCGGCGGCGGCACCATCATGGCGGCCCGGGATGCCCGAATCACCGCCACGGCGCCAGTGCAGCCCTATATCCTGGGCCTGGGCCACGAAACCTCGTCCCAGTACCAGCAAACCGCACCGATGCTGCTACTCTCCGGCTCCGATGACACCCTGGCCGGTCCCACCCTCAACCAGCAGCCGGTCTATCTGCGCGTCGACGTCCCCGTATTCTGGGCTACGCTGGATGGAGCCGGCCACTTCGAACCCGTGGGCGACTTCGGGGATTTCCGCGGCCTCACCACCGCCTGGTGGCTCTACCAGCTCACCGGCGATGCCGATGCCGCCGACCTGTTCACCGGCCCGTGCGTGGTCTGTGACCTGAGCGACTGGGACGTGGAAAGCAAAGGGCTCTGA
- the djlA gene encoding co-chaperone DjlA, whose protein sequence is MFFAIFIGGLIGYQIGRLPGLLIGAVAGYFISNALRKKVRSGLFQIQSQFLQSTFAVMGALCKADGVVSEEEIRVAETLFDRLRLSGEQRELAKAAFRRGKEDDFDLDAELDQLLRVTRGQRALLQMFLQVQVSAVAADGELHPAEHQMLLRIARKLGLPESQIDQLEAMLRGARSHGAGGAAGAPPRGQQLADAYKVLGVSEDVSDAELKRAYRKLMSQNHPDKLAGRGLPESMREMAEEKTREISNAYDVIKAARAS, encoded by the coding sequence ATGTTTTTCGCGATATTTATCGGTGGCCTGATCGGCTACCAGATCGGACGCCTGCCCGGACTGCTGATTGGCGCGGTCGCCGGTTACTTCATCAGCAACGCCCTGCGCAAGAAAGTGCGCTCCGGCCTGTTCCAGATCCAGTCCCAGTTCCTGCAGAGTACTTTTGCCGTCATGGGCGCGCTTTGCAAGGCCGACGGCGTGGTGAGCGAGGAAGAGATCCGCGTGGCGGAAACCCTGTTCGACCGCCTGCGCCTGTCCGGCGAGCAGCGTGAACTGGCCAAGGCCGCGTTCCGCCGGGGCAAGGAAGACGATTTCGATCTGGACGCCGAACTGGACCAGCTGCTGCGGGTGACCCGTGGCCAGCGTGCGCTGCTGCAGATGTTCCTGCAGGTGCAGGTATCGGCCGTGGCCGCCGACGGCGAGCTGCACCCGGCCGAACACCAGATGCTGCTGCGCATTGCCCGCAAGCTGGGCCTGCCGGAATCCCAGATCGACCAGCTCGAAGCCATGCTGCGTGGCGCCCGCAGCCACGGTGCCGGTGGCGCCGCCGGAGCACCACCGCGCGGCCAGCAACTGGCGGATGCCTACAAGGTGCTGGGCGTGTCGGAGGACGTCAGCGACGCCGAGCTCAAGCGCGCCTACCGCAAGCTGATGAGCCAGAACCACCCGGACAAACTCGCCGGCCGCGGCCTGCCCGAAAGCATGCGGGAAATGGCCGAGGAAAAGACCCGCGAGATCTCCAACGCCTACGACGTGATCAAGGCCGCCCGCGCCAGTTGA
- a CDS encoding DUF4124 domain-containing protein, giving the protein MIYKIMAAALIAVASPALQAEVYQWTDDQGRVHFGDRPPEQGNARTMELRQPQKLNGEGENNTQRLDDLDDFFQQRREQRQAEEAAAAEQSARDAERAEACRRMLAELRHMESVRVFYELNDQGERVYMDDAAGDRYRREFRQNYEKHCN; this is encoded by the coding sequence ATGATATACAAGATCATGGCGGCCGCTTTGATTGCCGTTGCTTCTCCGGCATTACAGGCGGAAGTGTACCAGTGGACGGACGATCAGGGGCGGGTGCATTTCGGCGATCGCCCACCGGAACAGGGCAATGCCCGGACCATGGAGCTGCGCCAGCCCCAGAAGCTGAACGGTGAAGGGGAGAACAATACCCAACGCCTGGACGACCTCGATGACTTCTTCCAGCAGCGCCGGGAGCAGCGCCAGGCCGAGGAGGCGGCCGCCGCCGAACAGTCCGCCCGGGATGCCGAGCGGGCCGAGGCCTGCCGCAGGATGCTGGCGGAGCTTAGACACATGGAAAGCGTTCGGGTGTTCTACGAGCTTAACGATCAGGGCGAGCGGGTTTATATGGACGACGCCGCAGGCGACCGCTACCGCCGTGAATTCCGGCAGAACTACGAAAAACACTGCAACTGA
- a CDS encoding gamma-glutamylcyclotransferase, with product MTANTIEINRQRHRFDGRESVWLFGYGSLIFKADFPYLERRPASIEGWVRRFWQGSHDHRGTPDAPGRVVTLIEEAGAVCQGMAYRIAPEVFDHLDVREKNGYLRFMTPMTFADGDQSDGLVYIATPNNAAFLGPADERDIALQIAASHGPSGPNDEYLLRLADALRELADIDPHVFAIERHLRTAD from the coding sequence ATGACCGCCAACACCATCGAGATCAATCGCCAGCGCCATCGCTTTGACGGTCGCGAATCCGTCTGGCTGTTCGGCTACGGCTCGCTGATCTTCAAGGCCGACTTCCCCTACCTGGAACGCCGTCCGGCGTCCATCGAAGGCTGGGTACGGCGCTTCTGGCAGGGCTCCCACGACCACCGCGGCACGCCCGACGCACCGGGACGGGTGGTCACGCTGATTGAAGAAGCCGGCGCCGTTTGCCAGGGCATGGCCTACCGCATTGCCCCGGAGGTGTTCGACCATCTGGACGTGCGCGAGAAGAACGGCTACCTGCGCTTCATGACGCCCATGACCTTCGCCGACGGCGATCAGTCCGACGGCCTGGTGTACATCGCCACACCGAACAATGCCGCGTTCCTGGGCCCGGCGGACGAACGCGACATCGCCCTCCAGATCGCCGCCTCGCACGGACCCAGCGGACCCAACGACGAATACCTGCTGCGCCTGGCCGACGCCCTGCGCGAACTGGCGGACATCGACCCGCACGTTTTCGCCATCGAGCGTCATCTGCGGACCGCCGACTGA
- a CDS encoding class I SAM-dependent methyltransferase → MAHGDPESRILSSWKTNASAWIRAVREHEIASRETVTNQAIVNAILTLQPRLVLDAGCGEGWLVRALSAHGIRGIGIDATPELVEQARVLDNSRYQVMNYAQLANAHSFQVDVLVCNFALLGDASANELLCAAAVHLKPDGHLVIQTLHPLMSLEPGSYQSGWREGTWAGFSDAFREAPPWYFRTLGDWFALFGRFGFRVRSVAEPTNLPGNPPFSILFTMAYPDAPRS, encoded by the coding sequence ATGGCCCACGGCGATCCTGAATCCCGGATTCTCTCCAGTTGGAAAACCAACGCCAGCGCCTGGATCCGCGCCGTCCGTGAGCATGAAATCGCCAGCCGCGAGACCGTCACCAACCAGGCCATCGTCAACGCCATCCTGACGTTGCAGCCCCGGCTCGTGCTCGATGCCGGCTGTGGCGAAGGCTGGCTGGTGCGTGCCCTGAGCGCCCACGGGATACGCGGTATCGGCATCGATGCCACACCGGAACTGGTGGAGCAGGCCCGGGTGTTGGACAATAGCCGCTACCAGGTCATGAACTATGCCCAGCTTGCCAACGCCCACAGCTTCCAGGTGGACGTGCTGGTCTGCAACTTCGCCCTGTTGGGGGACGCCTCCGCGAACGAACTGCTGTGCGCTGCCGCCGTACACCTGAAACCCGACGGCCACCTGGTGATCCAGACCCTGCACCCGCTGATGTCACTGGAACCCGGCAGTTACCAAAGCGGCTGGCGGGAAGGCACCTGGGCCGGGTTCAGCGACGCGTTCCGGGAAGCACCACCCTGGTACTTCCGCACACTGGGCGACTGGTTCGCGCTGTTCGGGCGCTTCGGCTTCCGGGTGCGATCGGTCGCCGAGCCCACCAACCTGCCCGGCAACCCGCCCTTCTCGATCCTGTTCACCATGGCGTATCCGGACGCCCCTCGCTCCTGA
- a CDS encoding substrate-binding periplasmic protein gives MPRRTRGALRTLLAAGLLLGALSPVTRAESVRLTNGDWPPFLIEEPPHGLVSQVVERAFALEGVDVEWGFFPWSRSFKLARDGNWDGSAGWSCSPEREINFYFSDPIAPIHYVFFHRADRTFEWDTIHDLKGLRIGLTQDYNYGKALARADAEGLITTDVTTSDRVNFRKLLAGRIDLFPIDIEVGRHMLREQFSEEEARRLTYHPHVLHAAQLHLILSRLVPGNRALINRFNHGLHHLQASGEMREIAEQSGFDTTDAPLLLRHTHRLSGCADSRDTASHH, from the coding sequence ATGCCTCGTCGAACACGCGGAGCCCTCCGCACCCTGCTGGCAGCCGGATTGTTACTGGGTGCCCTGAGCCCTGTTACCCGGGCCGAGTCGGTGCGCCTCACCAATGGCGACTGGCCGCCCTTTCTCATCGAAGAACCACCCCACGGGCTGGTGAGCCAGGTTGTGGAACGCGCCTTCGCGTTGGAAGGGGTCGACGTGGAATGGGGCTTCTTTCCCTGGTCGCGCTCTTTCAAGCTGGCGCGGGACGGCAACTGGGACGGTTCAGCCGGCTGGTCCTGCTCGCCCGAGCGCGAGATCAACTTCTACTTCAGCGACCCCATCGCGCCGATCCATTACGTTTTCTTCCACCGCGCCGACCGCACCTTCGAGTGGGACACCATCCACGACCTGAAAGGGCTGCGCATCGGCCTGACTCAGGACTACAATTATGGCAAGGCGCTGGCCCGGGCCGACGCGGAAGGTCTGATCACCACCGACGTCACCACCTCCGACCGGGTCAACTTCCGCAAACTGCTGGCGGGGCGCATCGACCTGTTCCCGATCGACATCGAGGTGGGGCGACACATGCTGAGAGAACAGTTCTCCGAAGAAGAAGCCCGGCGCCTGACCTATCATCCGCATGTGCTCCACGCCGCCCAGTTGCACCTGATCCTGTCACGACTGGTGCCCGGCAACCGGGCGCTCATCAACCGTTTCAATCACGGTCTGCATCATCTTCAGGCCAGCGGCGAAATGCGTGAGATCGCCGAGCAGTCGGGCTTCGACACGACGGACGCGCCCCTGCTCCTGCGGCACACCCACCGCCTGTCGGGCTGTGCCGACTCCCGTGATACGGCAAGCCATCACTGA